In the Methyloterricola oryzae genome, CCCTCGCAATGGTCATCCCCTGCTACAACGAAGAAGAGGTCCTGCCGGAAACCACATCGCGCCTGGCCAGCCTTCTAGCGGATCTGCACCAGCGCGGCAAGGTCGCCGACGGCTACCGGGTCTACTATGTGGACGACGGCAGCAAGGACGCCACCTGGCGCATCATCGGCGAACAGGCCAGGACCCATGACTTCGTTTGTGGCATAAAGTTGTCGCGCAACCGTGGCCACCAGAATGCGCTGCTGGCTGGCCTGATGACCGCCCAGGCCGATGTGGTGATCAGCGTGGATGCCGACCTTCAGGACGACCTCGCGGCCATTGAGCAAATGCTGGACGCCTACCAGGGAGGCTGCGACATCGTCTTCGGCGTGCGCAAGGCGCGCAAGACCGACTCCGTGTTCAAACGCTTCACCGCGGAAGCCTACTACCGCCTGCTGGCCCTGATGGGCGTGGAGATCGTGTTCAACCATGCCGATTACCGTCTCATGAGCCGACGGGCCATCGAGGCGTTGCGCCAGTACGGGGAGGCCAATTTGTTCCTGCGCGGCATCATCCCACAGCTTGGATTCACGACCGGCACGGTCTACTACGACCGCGCCGAGCGCTTCGCCGGAGAATCGAAGTATCCTCTGAGCAAGATGCTGGCCTTGGCCCTGCAGGGGATCACGTCGTTTTCCGTGGTGCCCCTGCGAATCATCACCACCATGGGTCTTCTGATCTCCGCGATCAGCTTCGGCATCGGACTATGGGCCGTGTGGGTCCGCATTTACACCGATGAGGCCATTCCAGGCTGGGCATCCACGGTGCTTCCCATGTATTTCCTGGGCGGCATCCAGCTTCTTAGCCTCGGCGTGATTGGCGAGTACCTGGGCAAGATCTACATGGAGGCCAAGGCGCGGCCTCGTTACTTCATCGCCGAAGTCTTCGATCGCTCAGGCAAACCAAAGGACTGAAAATCACCATGCAAGACTCCACGGCGGCAGGCGGGCGGTGGCGCATCGGCCTGTGGCTGAGCGCCGCCGCCATGCTCATCGCATTGTACTGGACCAGCATGGACCAGGACATCGAGTTCTGGAAGTCCTGGATCTGGCAGTTGCAGGTAGGGGGCTATCCCGCTCTGGCCACCATGTGGCCGCCCGCCAACTACCCGCCCCTGATCCAGCACTGGTTCCGGGTACTCGTCTGGTTGCTGGACGCTGTCGGCGCGACACCCGACAGCGATATGCTGGTGAAGACCTGGACCCTGCTTCCGGTGCTGCTGTGCCAGCTCTTGCTGATCGAACTGGTCGCCCGTACCCTGATCGAGCGCGGGTCGGACCCCATGGAGTCGGCGACTTTCTGGCTTACGGTGTTCAACCCGGCGATATTCCTGACCGGACCGCTATGGGGACAGGTCGACCTTCTGCCGTTCCTTCCGCTCTATGCCGCGATGCTGGCGGCCATGGACCGGCGCCGCGCCATCTGGACCTTGCCGCTGCTGGCCCTGGCCCTGCTGATCAAATTCCAGTCGATCGTGTTCGTGCCGGTGATTGCCGGTCTCGCGATGAATACGTGGAGGCGCCAGCTACCGGGCGCCATCATAGCCGCCCTTCTGGTCCTGCTCTGCTTTGCGCCCTTCATACCCGCCGGCGGCATCTATGCCGCCATGGAACGCGCTTATTGGGGCAATGTGGGCGCCTTCCCCTATTTCAGCTTGAACGCGGCCAACTTCTGGTATTTATACGCGGGAGGCAGTCATAGGCTGACGCCGCCGACCCTCCTCACCGGCGAATGGGCAGCCGCCCCCTGGGCGGCCTGGGTCAGCCCCTCGCGCATCGGCATGCTGGTGTTCGCCGCCCTCTCCGGCTTCGCCTTCCTGAGGTGCTGGCGCCGGCCTCGGCTGGATTCGGCTCTCGGCCTGGCGGTACTGACCTCCCTCGGTTTCTTTGCCTTCTCCAGCGCCATGCATGAACGCTACCTGTTCCTGGCGCTGCCCTTCTGCGCCCTGTGGGTCAGCCACCAACCCCGGTATCGCCTCTGGTACCCGTTACTCACCACCATCGTCTACCTCAACACCAATTTCGTACTCAACCTGGCCAGCCCCCCGGGTTGGAAAATCCTTTCGGTGACGGTAATCCTGGCATTCTTCGGACTCGCCTTGCATGTCACCAGCCGACGTTTCGAGGTGGCGGCCCATGCCCTGATCAACTACTTGAGCAGCGCACCCGGCTTGCCCTACGCGGCGTTGATCGTGGCCTGGACGGGACTGTTCGGGATGGAGCTGGCCGATGCCATTCCACGGCCAGCCCAAGCGATGCTTAACGGAGAACAGGCATTGTTTCTGAACCAGTTGGCACCGGAAAACCAGTACCAGGAATGGGGGGAACTGCAGACGGACCGCAACCTGCAGGGCCAGCCGCTATGTATCGCCGCGGACTGCTATGCCACGGGCCTTGCAACCCACGCACGCTCGTCCATAGCTTACCGTATCCCGGAGGATGCCTGCCGCTTCAAGGCCACGGCCGGACTGGATCGGAGCAGCAGCGGCGGCCGCGTCATGTTTTCCGTCGAATTGGACCAGGTTAGGATCTGGAATAGTCCGGAACTGACCTCGGGCAGCGCGGCCATGCCCGTCGACGTCAGCATAAAGGGCGGACGCCGCCTGTTACTCTCGGTGGACTCCCTCGGCGATAACAACAACGATCATGCCGACTGGGCCGAGGCCCGCTTCGAGGCTTGCCAAGAAACTGGCGAAAGGAATTGAATTAAAAAACTCGGATCGGTAAACGTGGGCGTCCTCTACTTGCTGGTGTTCCTGGCCCTGGGCGTACTCACTGCCTGGCGTGTCTTCCGCGATCAGCCGGAGTGGTTCCGCATCTGGTCCGGCAGCCTGCTGGGACTGGCGGGCATGATGTGGCTGGTGGCCTTGTTCTCGTTCCCGTTCGGCTTCGGCACGCTAAGCCACGGCCTGGCGCTGGGCGCCATGGCTGTGATACCTCTGCTGAGCTGGCGATTCGCCTCGCCCGCGCCATCTCCGCCAGTGGAATCCAAGAGCATCTTCGCGCCGGCACTTACCTTCACCCTGCCCTTCCTTCTACTTTACGCCTACCTGTTGCACACCCACGTGCTGTTGCCAGGCGAGGACGGCGGTCTCTACGTGGGTCAGTCCACCTTCGGCGACCTCAGCCTGCACCTGGGCATCGTATCCAGCATTGCCGTTCAGGGGCATTTTCCGCCCGAATACTCCATCTTTCCGGGCCACCGGCTCAGCTACCCCTTCCTGGTCGATTCCCTCTCTTCGTCCTTCTTCCTGTTGGGCACACCACTGCGCTGGGCTGTCCTACTGCCCAGCCTGGTGCTGATGGCCTGCGTGCTTTGGGGTTTTCCCGTCCTGGCTTATGCCGTCACAGGCAGCCGAGCAGCCGCTATCCTCGCCGCCGTCCTGTTCTTTCTGAACGGAGGCTTTGGCTTCGCCTATTTCCTGGAGAATCTGGCCACGGACCCCGGAAATTTCACCCGTATCTTCTCGGCGTTCTACGAAACCCCAACCAATCTGGTGGATAAAAACATACGCTGGGTCAATGTCATCTGCGACATGCTGATTCCCCAGCGCACGACCTTGGCCGGCTGGGCATTTCTGCTTCTTGCCCTTTGGCTCCTCCAGCATGCCCTGAGCAGCCGGAAGGCGCGCTACTTCCTCGCAACCGGCGTGGTCGCAGGGCTCATGCCGATGATCCACACCCATTCCTTCCTGGGCCTGGGACTGGTTTCGCTGGGCTGGCTGCTTGCCCATAGTCCGGACCAGACGCCAGGCGACCGCCGCGCTTATTGGAAACATTGGCTGCTCTACGCTGCGATCGCCGCCTTGCTTTCCATACCGCAATTGACCTACTGGACCTTCCGCCAGGCCAATGAAGGGGGCTTCGTCAAGCTGCACCTCGACTGGGCCAACGATCACGACATCTGGCCCTGGTTCTGGGTCAAGAATGTGGGGCCGGTGTTTCTCCTGGTTTTCCCGTCGCTATGCGCCGCGGACCGGCGCCGCTGGCAGATCCATTCCGGAGCCTTGCTGATTTTCGTGGTTGCGGAGCTATGGATCTTTCAGCCCAACCCCTATGACAACAACAAGCTGTTTTACATCTGGTATGTGTTCGCCTGCATCCTGGTGGGCGAATACCTGGTCCGGCTGTGGAATGGGCTGGCTGGAAGGCGTGAGCGCGTGGTGCTGGCTGCCGGCGTGCTTCTGGTCTGCAGCTTCGCGGCCCTTCTGAGTCTGGGCAGGGAGGCGGTCTCGTCCTACCGCCTGTTCGATGCGGACGAAGTCGCTGCGGCAGAGTTCATCAAGGCCCAAACCCCCAAGGACAGCCTGTTTCTGACGGCCGACAACCACAACAACGCGGTGGCCGTGCTAACCGGGCGCAATATCGTGCTCGGGTCCCCGTCCTTCCTGTTTTTCCACGGGATCAACTACGAACGCCAGGCGGCGGACGTGGCCCGCTTGTTCACGCAACCGGAAAGCGCGCGCGAACTGATGGATCGTTACCATATCGACTACGTCTATCTCAGCGACTACGAGCGGCGGCGCTTCAAAATCGATGGCCGAGATTACCAGCGGCATTATCCCATCGTGTTCCATAGGGGGGGCATCGACATAGTCGCGGTATCCGACCGGGCCCGCGCAATCCCGGCAGCAATGCCCTAGACTAGCTGCCCACAAAATCGGACCGCCATTAGAACTTCCAGCCCGGCACGGCGAAGTACACCAAGTCGGCGAAAGCCTGCGGCACGGCAATGGCGGTGTTGTCCGGATAAAACACCACGAACCAGACGAAGGCCATGCCGAGAACCATGGGCGCCAGTACCTGCTCGCCAGCCAGTGGGCTGGTGCGCTTGTCCTCGAGCCAGCGCGCGAGCAGGATGCACAGCAAGGGCACGGCAGGCAGGTAGTGGTAGAACAGCATCATGCGCGGCGAGAAGGTCCAGGGCAGCCATAGCATGAAATAGGACAGCAGGGCGAACCAGACCGGCCAGGTGGCGAGGCGGTCGCGCATCTGAACCATGGTCGAGAACACGGCCCAGAGTCCGGTGTACAGGATCACCGAATTGCCCAGGTTATAGATGTTGGCCGCATACCCCTCCTTGGAGTAGTCCACATACAGCCACACCGGCCTGAGGTTCAAAATCCATTGCCAGGGCACGGACTGGAATGAATGCCCGGCCTTGAGTCCCGTGTGGTACCACCACATCTGCTTCTGCAGTTCGACGAAATTCTTCCATTCCCAGCCCATGGCAAAGAAATGGATATAGGAAGCCATGTACAAAGCAACCGGCAGCAGCGCCAGGGCCAGGGGCAGGTGAAGCAGGACACGGGACTCAGGCAGCCTTCGGGTCCAGATGGCGCGGGCGGCCAGATCCAGGGCCAGAATCACGAACAGATAGAAGGCGGTCCACTTGGTGGCGACCGCGAGACCCAGGCCCAGGCCACAGAGGTAAAGCGGCGGCACGCGAGACTCATCCTTGCGCCAGCGCACATAGAAGATGAAGGCCAGCAAAGTGAAACAAATGAAATAGGCGTCATTCATGGCCACCCGCGACTGGGTCAGCACCAAGCCTTCCAGACTCATGAGCGCCATGGCGGTCAACGCAACGGTCATGGAGCCGAAAAGTTCGAAGGCCAGCAGTGCCGTCGCCACCGTCGCGGCGGTACCGAAAAGGACCGAGCCGATGCGCCAGCCGAATGAGTTCTCACCGAACACCACCATCATCCCGGTCATGATCAGCTTGGCCAGGGGCGGATGGGTCCATTCGAAAGCCTTCCCCTGCGGCGGCTTGGCCCAGGGATCATAGGCCTGCTTATCGCCGTGGAGATAGACCGTGGCGGTAAAGCCGTGATAGACCTCGTCGAAATAGAAGTCCGTCGGGAAGCCCAGGCGGGCAACCTTGGTCAGGAAACAGAAAGTCAGGATGCCGGCAAACAGCAGCATGTAGAGGCGTTCACGGCGCAGGTTCTGCCAGAAGGAAACCTGGGCATCCGGAGTCAGCATGGAAGAATCGGTGTTGGACATGTCGCGTCATAAAACAACGACCGCTCGCGCGGCCCGGATTTGTATGTGCGGCAGAAGTGCCGCTTCCTTCGGCGGGTGTCAGGAGCTCCAGTCCTTGCGGACTCGGTGCTTCGCTGGAGAATCGCGACCCGGGCGGCAAACTCTGGAGGGCATGATTGCACTGCCCCTCCCACTGTCATCGTCCCAGGGCGGCGCGTCCTAGAAATCCCAACGATAGCCGGCGCTGATATAGTAACCGGTCGTATCCCTTTCGTCCTTGAAAACCGGCTGATTGGCGTATTCGAAGCCCCCTTCCAGTTCCAGATTGAGCTTGCCGGCGACCCGGTAGTTGAAACGCAGGCCCGGCCGTACGCGCCAGACGCTCGGTCCGTCAAAGCTGGTGAAATAGTCCACCCGGAGTCTCGGGTCCAGCCGGATATCCGGCGTCACCGGGTGGCGTCCATCGACGAACAGGGAAATGTAGTCGTTGATCTGCTGAGTCGAGTAGCGCAGGCCGAAGTTCCAGATGTCTCCCTCCTGAAACAGGCTGCTAGCGATCAACTGTCCGGCATAGGACACCTGTACGCCGCTGCCCTGGTAAGGCGTGACCCAGGGCGAGCCCTTGGTTGCCGAAAGGTCGGTCACGGTCACGTCGCCGTTGACTTGTAGCCTGGGCGTGAGCGGCATGATGCCGCCCACGGACGCCGTCTTGAAGGTGGCGGTATTGTCCTCCGCGATGG is a window encoding:
- a CDS encoding glycosyltransferase family 2 protein, with the translated sequence MTTLAMVIPCYNEEEVLPETTSRLASLLADLHQRGKVADGYRVYYVDDGSKDATWRIIGEQARTHDFVCGIKLSRNRGHQNALLAGLMTAQADVVISVDADLQDDLAAIEQMLDAYQGGCDIVFGVRKARKTDSVFKRFTAEAYYRLLALMGVEIVFNHADYRLMSRRAIEALRQYGEANLFLRGIIPQLGFTTGTVYYDRAERFAGESKYPLSKMLALALQGITSFSVVPLRIITTMGLLISAISFGIGLWAVWVRIYTDEAIPGWASTVLPMYFLGGIQLLSLGVIGEYLGKIYMEAKARPRYFIAEVFDRSGKPKD
- a CDS encoding NPCBM/NEW2 domain-containing protein; amino-acid sequence: MQDSTAAGGRWRIGLWLSAAAMLIALYWTSMDQDIEFWKSWIWQLQVGGYPALATMWPPANYPPLIQHWFRVLVWLLDAVGATPDSDMLVKTWTLLPVLLCQLLLIELVARTLIERGSDPMESATFWLTVFNPAIFLTGPLWGQVDLLPFLPLYAAMLAAMDRRRAIWTLPLLALALLIKFQSIVFVPVIAGLAMNTWRRQLPGAIIAALLVLLCFAPFIPAGGIYAAMERAYWGNVGAFPYFSLNAANFWYLYAGGSHRLTPPTLLTGEWAAAPWAAWVSPSRIGMLVFAALSGFAFLRCWRRPRLDSALGLAVLTSLGFFAFSSAMHERYLFLALPFCALWVSHQPRYRLWYPLLTTIVYLNTNFVLNLASPPGWKILSVTVILAFFGLALHVTSRRFEVAAHALINYLSSAPGLPYAALIVAWTGLFGMELADAIPRPAQAMLNGEQALFLNQLAPENQYQEWGELQTDRNLQGQPLCIAADCYATGLATHARSSIAYRIPEDACRFKATAGLDRSSSGGRVMFSVELDQVRIWNSPELTSGSAAMPVDVSIKGGRRLLLSVDSLGDNNNDHADWAEARFEACQETGERN
- a CDS encoding phospholipid carrier-dependent glycosyltransferase, which encodes MSNTDSSMLTPDAQVSFWQNLRRERLYMLLFAGILTFCFLTKVARLGFPTDFYFDEVYHGFTATVYLHGDKQAYDPWAKPPQGKAFEWTHPPLAKLIMTGMMVVFGENSFGWRIGSVLFGTAATVATALLAFELFGSMTVALTAMALMSLEGLVLTQSRVAMNDAYFICFTLLAFIFYVRWRKDESRVPPLYLCGLGLGLAVATKWTAFYLFVILALDLAARAIWTRRLPESRVLLHLPLALALLPVALYMASYIHFFAMGWEWKNFVELQKQMWWYHTGLKAGHSFQSVPWQWILNLRPVWLYVDYSKEGYAANIYNLGNSVILYTGLWAVFSTMVQMRDRLATWPVWFALLSYFMLWLPWTFSPRMMLFYHYLPAVPLLCILLARWLEDKRTSPLAGEQVLAPMVLGMAFVWFVVFYPDNTAIAVPQAFADLVYFAVPGWKF